One window of Nymphaea colorata isolate Beijing-Zhang1983 chromosome 1, ASM883128v2, whole genome shotgun sequence genomic DNA carries:
- the LOC116249495 gene encoding uncharacterized protein LOC116249495: MMTMSAAWPGSVALAARSCHSSNCCFNRWLPIPLSRAAAAAAAAASSLCLLRRTRAPPPPCSSNSVLGGEGGGDSMATETIEEGGGRDGEEGEDGEGGEGGNLEIGEKEWEEWGITSSWSTQVPEMVSESVEGLKALRREVDAPIKFGGIGGKLRGPFKEREEKKHKAMYQSLLDSEKKLQFFAARQIGCRLLGSRGYLCHKCWLPLHGDCMCSKILPCFLWRGLRFWLYMHPKDFLRQNNTGKLLWQLFGVEQARLCLFGICEHEESMWKVLQSSGRDMVWCLYPTQNAPSQSVKDINFDGVLGSVEEKFPQVDEKMPVMNVILVDGTWNNSAAMFNRLKDRAIRVWGEGLNTISLAIPSVSVMHKLRTQPSKDRSCTAAAAADLLTELNQLPQLSSLGLHKSAEALNDTLESLLDALTGRRIRTGRSIARTIRASSCHKF, from the exons atgatgacGATGTCGGCCGCGTGGCCCGGGTCTGTAGCCCTTGCCGCGCGCTCTTGCCACTCGTCCAACTGCTGCTTCAATCGCTGGCTTCCTATTCCTCTTTCCcgcgctgctgctgctgccgccgccgccgcctctTCATTGTGTTTGTTGAGAAGGACAAGGGCACCGCCTCCTCCTTGCTCTTCTAACTCTGTTctaggaggagaaggaggaggagattCGATGGCTACCGAGACCAttgaagagggaggaggaagggacggggaggaaggagaagacggagaaggaggggaaggaggaaaTCTGGAGATTGGAGAGAAGGAGTGGGAGGAGTGGGGGATCACGTCCTCTTGGTCGACCCAGGTGCCGGAAATGGTGTCGGAATCCGTAGAGGGCTTGAAGGCTCTACGCAGAGAGGTGGACGCCCCGATAAAGTTCGGTGGCATCGGAGGCAAACTTCGG GGACCTTTTAAAGAACGAGAGGAAAAAAAGCATAAGGCCATGTATCAGTCTCTTCTAGATTCTGAAAAGAAGCTGCAGTTCTTTGCTGCTCGTCAAATAGGATGTCGTCTACTTGGGAGTAGGGGATATCTTTGCCACAAG TGCTGGCTTCCTCTTCATGGAGATTGTATGTGTTCAAAAATTCTACCTTGCTTTTTATGGCGTGGATTGCGCTTCTGGTTGTACATGCATCCAAAG GATTTTCTGCGACAAAACAATACTGGAAAACTGTTGTGGCAACTATTTGGAGTTGAACAGGCTCGCTTGTGCCTTTTTGGCATTTGTGAACATGAAGAAAGCATGTGGAAGGTCCTCCAAAGTTCAG GGAGGGATATGGTTTGGTGCCTTTATCCTACTCAAAATGCACCTTCTCAATCTGTGAAGGATATAAACTTTGATGGTGTGCTAGGAAGTGTTGAAGAAAAATTTCCTCAG GTGGATGAGAAGATGCCAGTAATGAACGTTATACTGGTAGATGGTACATGGAATAATTCTGCTGCAATGTTCAACCGCTTGAAG GATCGAGCAATAAGGGTCTGGGGAGAAGGTCTCAACACCATTTCTTTGGCCATCCCATCCGTATCAGTTATGCACAAGCTAAG GACTCAACCTTCCAAGGATCGTTCATGTACAGCAGCCGCAGCTGCAGACCTTTTAACAGAACTGAATCAACTGCCTCAATTATCTTCTCTGGGGCTTCATAAATCGGCAGAAGCTTTGAATGATACTTTAGAGAGCCTTCTCGATGCACTCACTGGACGCCGTATTCGCACAGGTAGATCTATTGCACGGACGATACGAGCAAGCAGCTGCCACAAGTTTTGA
- the LOC116267798 gene encoding secoisolariciresinol dehydrogenase-like isoform X2 has protein sequence MAQRLRGKVALITGAASGIGESTAKLFHRHGAKVMILDIQDELAEKVAREISSSGDDASYVHCDVTNEDDVRSAVDRAVAKYGKIDVMFGNAGILEKSTRIADFPISDFQKVINVNLTGCFLAAKHAARVMIPQRKGSIIFTASVASVMGGAANYAYTASKHAVVGLTRNLAAELGQFGIRANCISPSLVPTPLSSGLLGLSDADLEEVGHQNSPLKGVTLKAEDIAEAALHLASDESKFTSGLNLVVDGGFTVTDREINVFKGLY, from the coding sequence GTTGAGAGGGAAAGTAGCTCTGATAACGGGCGCCGCAAGTGGGATAGGCGAGAGCACTGCCAAATTGTTCCATCGCCATGGTGCCAAGGTCATGATCCTGGACATCCAGGACGAATTGGCCGAAAAGGTTGCCCGGGAAATTTCCTCCTCCGGCGACGACGCCTCCTACGTCCACTGCGACGTGACCAACGAGGACGATGTCCGTTCCGCCGTCGACAGAGCCGTGGCCAAGTACGGCAAGATCGATGTGATGTTCGGCAACGCCGGCATTCTCGAGAAATCGACGCGGATAGCCGACTTCCCGATATCCGACTTCCAGAAGGTCATCAACGTCAACCTTACGGGATGCTTCTTGGCAGCCAAGCACGCGGCGAGGGTGATGATTCCCCAGAGGAAAGGCAGCATAATCTTCACAGCGAGCGTAGCCTCGGTCATGGGTGGCGCCGCCAATTATGCCTACACAGCTTCGAAGCACGCGGTGGTGGGGCTGACCAGGAACTTGGCGGCAGAGCTTGGGCAGTTCGGCATAAGAGCCAACTGCATCTCACCTTCCTTGGTGCCGACTCCGCTGTCCTCCGGCTTACTGGGCTTGAGCGACGCCGATCTCGAGGAGGTTGGGCATCAGAACTCCCCTTTGAAGGGGGTGACCTTGAAAGCAGAGGACATTGCAGAGGCCGCTCTCCATTTAGCTAGCGACGAGTCGAAGTTCACCAGCGGACTCAACCTTGTCGTGGACGGGGGATTTACAGTCACAGATCGAGAAATAAACGTCTTCAAAGGTTTATATTGA
- the LOC116267792 gene encoding LOW QUALITY PROTEIN: callose synthase 12-like (The sequence of the model RefSeq protein was modified relative to this genomic sequence to represent the inferred CDS: inserted 2 bases in 2 codons), translated as MSGVRQRFPHQENNAGHGDRYRRPDRVNDENRAFNIIPIHNLLEDHPSLRFPEVRAAVAALRTVGQLRRPPFFEWSGSMDLLDWLGAFFGFQTDNVRNQREHLILLLANAQMRIQPPPDNVDALDPSVVSKLRKKLLKNYTSWCAFLGRSSNIWISSGRGRSDERRELLYVSLYLLVWGXAANLRFMPECLCYIFHHTAMELNRILEDYIDENTGQPAVPSYTGENAFLQRVVTPLYQTVKAEVDSSGNGTAPHSAWRNYDDINEYFWTNRCFSQLGWPLKLSSNFFILPNDAAAQQRGISSSPFQQQQVTATPVTRRAFRKNKVGKTGFVEQRSFWNLFRSFDRLWIMHILFFQAAVLVAWDQSGTPWKAIQNDGDLRVKLLSVFITWAGLRFLQSLLDAGMQYSLVSRETLALGVRMVLKSVVAAGWAVVFGVLYARIWPQRTRAARNQQVRNYLYASAVFVSPEVLAIILFVVPWVRNFLEQKNWKVFHVLTWWFQSRIFVGRGLREGIFDNLAYTIFWAVVLATKFMFSYFLQIKPMIAPTKVVLSLTTVKYRWHEFFKHSNRFAVGLLWAPVVLIYLMDISIWYSIYSSFTGALVGLFSHLGEIRNLQQLRLRFQFFASAMQFNLMPEEHLLKSQGTLKNRFQDAIRRLKLRYGFGKPYTKIESNQVEATKFAMIWNEIITTFRQEDIVSDQEVELLEIPANAWNIRVVRWPCLLLCNELLLALSQATELRASDQTLWKKVCKNEYRRCAVIEAYDSVKFLLERIVRDRTQEHVIVSSIFGELDDAIAAGRLTSSYEMKKLKDIHAKLIVLVGVLLKKPGAKDAGTMQNVVDALQTLYDICIRDLPRQKRTTEELKLGGLAPTTGGGGLLFENAVDIPDPEADSLFYRQLRRLSTILMSRDSMHNVPRNLEARRRIAFFSNSLFMNMPRAPQVEKMLAFSVLTPYYDEDVMYSREQLRTENSDGISILFYLQRIYPDEWQNFLERMQGEGMKNPDEVWTTKVRELRLWASYRGQTLARTVRGMMYYYKALKMLVFLDSASEMDVQQGSRELAAASSGSSFRREENIHSPGASARSLSRESSGVSMLFKGHEYGTALMKFTYVVACQIYGNQKAKKDPRADDILYLMKNNEALRISYVDEVKTVEEARYYSVLVKYDQKLQKEVEIYRIILPGPVKLGEGKPENQNHSFIFTRGDAVQTIDMNQDNYFEEALKMRNLLEEYKQVYGIRKPSILGVRENIFTGSVSSLAWFMSAQETSFVTLGQRVLAWPLKVRMHYGHPDVFDRLWFLSRGGISKASRVINISEDIFAGFNCTLXGGNVTHHEYIQVGKGRDVGLNQISMFEAKVASGNGEQILSRDVYRLGHRLDFLRMLSFYYTTVGFFFNTMMVVLTVYAFLWGRLYLCLSGIESSIVAQSTNNALITTLNQQFIIQLGLFTALPMIVENSIEHGFLGAIWDFLTMQLQLSSVFYTFSMGTRTHFFGRTILHGGAKYRATGRGFVVQHKKFAENYRLYSRSHFIKAIELGVILIVYAAYSSVASFASSTAVYIIMTLSSWFLVLSWIMAPFIFNPSGLDWLKAVYDFDDFMNWIWYTGGVNAKADQSWEKWWYEEQEHLKKTGLWGKVLEIILDCRFFVFQYGIVYQLGISNNSTNISVYLISWVFVIVILAIYIVMSYAKDRYAAKEHIYYRAIQSLVIVLTILIVVVLLKFTGFKFTDVLTSLLAFIPTGWGLISIALVLRPFLEQTIVWNTVVAIARLYDVLFAVIVMAPTALLSWLPGFASMQTRILFNEAFSRGLHISRILTGKKSNVDW; from the exons ATGAGCGGCGTCAGGCAGAGGTTTCCTCACCAGGAAAACAATGCCGGCCATGGTGATCGTTACCGGCGACCTGATCGCGTCAACGATGAGAACCGGGCCTTCAACATCATCCCCATTCACAATCTCCTCGAGGACCACCCTTCTCTGCGGTTCCCTGAGGTCAGAGCCGCGGTTGCGGCTCTTCGGACGGTGGGGCAGCTCCGTCGACCTCCCTTCTTCGAGTGGTCGGGTTCCATGGACCTGCTCGATTGGCTCGGCGCCTTCTTCGGCTTCCAAACTGACAATGTCCGGAACCAGCGGGAGCATCTCATCCTCCTCCTCGCCAACGCCCAGATGCGGATCCAGCCGCCCCCGGATAACGTAGACGCCCTTGATCCCTCCGTCGTCAGCAAGCTCCGCAAGAAGTTGCTGAAGAACTACACCTCCTGGTGTGCTTTCCTCGGCCGGTCGTCCAACATCTGGATCTCGTCCGGCCGCGGCCGCTCGGACGAGCGCCGCGAGCTCCTCTACGTTTCGCTGTACCTCCTGGTCTGGG AGGCGGCCAATCTCCGGTTTATGCCCGAGTGCCTCTGCTACATCTTCCACCACACGGCTATGGAGCTCAACCGGATTCTCGAGGATTATATCGACGAGAACACCGGCCAGCCCGCGGTGCCGTCTTACACGGGGGAGAACGCCTTCCTCCAGAGAGTGGTTACGCCTTTGTACCAGACGGTGAAGGCGGAGGTGGATTCTAGCGGGAACGGCACCGCCCCTCACTCCGCCTGGCGGAACTACGACGACATCAACGAGTACTTCTGGACCAACCGGTGCTTCTCGCAGTTGGGTTGGCCCCTGAAGCTGTCgtcaaatttctttattctcCCAAATGATGCCGCCGCGCAGCAGAGGGGGatctcctcctcccccttccaACAGCAACAGGTGACGGCGACGCCGGTTACCAGGAGAGCGTTCCGGAAGAACAAGGTGGGGAAGACGGGCTTCGTTGAGCAGAGGTCGTTCTGGAACCTTTTCCGGAGCTTCGATCGCCTCTGGATCATGCACATCCTCTTCTTTCAGGCGGCGGTCCTCGTGGCTTGGGATCAATCCGGTACGCCGTGGAAGGCTATCCAGAACGACGGCGACCTGCGAGTCAAGCTCCTAAGCGTCTTCATCACCTGGGCGGGACTGAGGTTCCTGCAGTCCCTCCTGGACGCTGGAATGCAGTACAGTCTGGTGTCCAGGGAGACGTTGGCCCTGGGAGTCAGGATGGTGCTGAAAAGCGTCGTCGCGGCCGGGTGGGCAGTGGTATTTGGGGTGCTCTACGCCCGGATTTGGCCACAGAGGACCAGGGCAGCGAGGAATCAGCAGGTGCGAAACTACCTCTATGCTTCGGCCGTGTTCGTGTCGCCGGAGGTGCTGGCCATCATTCTCTTCGTGGTGCCGTGGGTGAGGAACTTCCTTGAGCAGAAGAATTGGAAGGTGTTCCACGTCCTGACATGGTGGTTTCAGAGCCGGATCTTCGTGGGGCGTGGCCTGCGGGAGGGGATCTTCGACAACCTTGCTTACACGATCTTCTGGGCTGTCGTCCTGGCGACCAAGTTTATGTTCAGCTACTTCCTGCAGATCAAGCCCATGATCGCCCCAACCAAGGTGGTGCTTTCGCTCACCACGGTCAAGTACCGGTGGCACGAGTTCTTCAAGCATTCCAACAGGTTCGCCGTCGGCCTCCTCTGGGCGCCCGTCGTCCTCATCTATCTCATGGATATATCCATCTGGTACTCCATCTATTCCTCCTTCACGGGGGCGCTCGTCGGCCTTTTCTCCCACCTTGGGGAGATCAGGAACCTGCAGCAGCTTCGCCTCCGCTTCCAGTTCTTCGCGAGCGCGATGCAGTTTAACCTCATGCCGGAGGAGCATCTCTTGAAGTCTCAGGGTACGCTCAAGAACAGGTTCCAAGACGCCATCCGCAGGCTGAAGCTCAGATACGGGTTCGGGAAGCCGTATACGAAGATCGAGTCGAACCAGGTCGAGGCCACCAAGTTCGCGATGATATGGAACGAGATCATCACTACCTTCCGACAGGAGGACATCGTGAGCGATCAAGAAGTGGAGCTCCTGGAGATTCCGGCCAACGCCTGGAACATCAGGGTCGTCCGGTGGCCCTGCCTCCTCCTCTGCAACGAGCTTCTGCTTGCCCTCAGCCAGGCCACGGAGCTTCGGGCGTCGGACCAGACGCTGTGGAAGAAGGTCTGCAAGAATGAGTATAGGCGATGTGCCGTCATCGAGGCCTACGATAGCGTCAAATTCCTGCTGGAGAGGATTGTCAGAGACCGAACGCAGGAGCATGTCATCGTTTCCTCTATTTTCGGGGAGCTGGACGATGCCATTGCTGCCGGGAGGCTTACCTCCTCATACGAGATGAAGAAGCTGAAGGACATCCACGCCAAGCTCATCGTACTTGTGGGGGTCCTCCTGAAGAAGCCCGGTGCCAAGGACGCTGGGACGATGCAGAATGTGGTAGACGCCTTGCAGACGTTGTACGACATTTGCATCCGGGACCTGCCTAGACAGAAGAGGACGACTGAGGAGCTGAAGTTGGGAGGCCTAGCGCCGACCACTGGTGGCGGTGGCTTGTTGTTCGAAAACGCCGTGGACATCCCCGACCCAGAGGCGGATTCATTGTTCTACCGGCAGCTGAGGAGGCTCTCCACCATCCTGATGTCCAGGGACTCCATGCACAATGTCCCCAGAAATCTCGAGGCCAGGCGGAGGATCGCCTTCTTCAGCAACTCCCTCTTCATGAACATGCCGCGCGCTCCCCAGGTGGAGAAGATGCTCGCCTTCAGCGTCCTGACTCCCTACTACGATGAAGACGTCATGTACAGCAGGGAGCAGCTGCGGACGGAGAACAGCGACGGTATCTCCATCCTCTTCTACCTTCAGAGGATCTATCCAGATGAATGGCAAAACTTTCTGGAACGAATGCAGGGGGAAGGGATGAAGAATCCAGACGAAGTGTGGACTACCAAGGTGAGGGAACTCCGCCTATGGGCCTCTTATAGAGGACAGACGCTGGCTCGAACCGTCCGGGGGATGATGTATTACTACAAGGCGCTCAAGATGCTGGTCTTCCTGGATTCTGCGTCGGAGATGGACGTCCAACAGGGGTCCAGAGAGCTCGCTGCCGCCAGCTCGGGCTCATCCTTTCGCCGGGAGGAGAACATCCACTCGCCGGGTGCTTCAGCTCGGAGTCTCAGTAGGGAGAGTAGTGGGGTCAGCATGCTGTTCAAGGGTCACGAGTACGGGACGGCCCTTATGAAATTCACGTATGTGGTTGCCTGTCAGATCTACGGCAATCAGAAGGCTAAGAAGGATCCTCGTGCGGACGACATTCTCTATCTGATGAAGAACAATGAGGCACTTCGAATTTCTTACGTGGATGAGGTGAAAACCGTTGAGGAGGCGCGGTACTACTCTGTGCTGGTGAAATACGACCAGAAGCTCCAGAAGGAAGTGGAGATCTACCGTATCATACTTCCTGGCCCCGTGAAGCTTGGGGAAGGCAAGCCGGAGAAtcaaaatcattctttcatCTTCACGAGGGGCGATGCCGTGCAGACCATCGACATGAACCAAGACAATTACTTCGAGGAGGCTCTAAAGATGCGGAATCTGCTGGAGGAATACAAGCAGGTATACGGAATCAGGAAGCCCTCCATTCTTGGCGTTAGGGAGAATATTTTTACCGGTTCTGTTTCGTCTCTCGCGTGGTTCATGTCTGCACAAGAGACGAGCTTTGTCACACTGGGACAACGGGTTCTGGCATGGCCTCTCAAGGTGCGGATGCACTACGGGCATCCTGATGTGTTTGATAGGCTCTGGTTCTTGAGCAGGGGAGGAATCAGTAAGGCCTCCAGGGTGATTAACATCAGTGAGGACATATTTGCTGGCTTCAACTGCACTT AGGGAGGGAACGTCACCCACCATGAGTACATTCAAGTAGGGAAAGGACGGGATGTAGGATTGAATCAAATCTCGATGTTTGAGGCCAAGGTAGCTAGTGGCAATGGGGAGCAGATTTTGAGCAGGGACGTCTATAGGTTGGGACACAGACTGGACTTCTTACGAATGCTTTCCTTCTACTACACCACTGTAGGGTTCTTCTTCAACACCATGATGGTTGTGCTTACCGTGTATGCCTTTCTGTGGGGTCGCTTGTATCTGTGTCTCAGTGGCATTGAGTCTTCTATAGTGGCGCAGTCTACCAACAATGCATTAATAACGACTCTGAACCAGCAGTTTATCATCCAGCTTGGCTTGTTCACAGCTCTTCCGATGATTGTTGAAAACTCCATTGAACATGGGTTCCTTGGAGCGATTTGGGATTTCTTGACAATGCAGCTTCAGCTTTCTTCTGTTTTCTATACTTTCTCAATGGGTACTCGCACACATTTCTTTGGAAGAACGATCCTTCATGGTGGAGCAAAGTATCGGGCAACTGGGCGTGGGTTTGTGGTTCAGCATAAGAAGTTTGCTGAGAACTACAGACTCTACTCCCGAAGTCATTTCATCAAGGCCATTGAACTGGGCGTGATCTTGATTGTTTATGCAGCATATAGCTCAGTTGCGTCTTTTGCTTCCAGCACAGCCGTTTACATTATTATGACATTGTCAAGTTGGTTCCTAGTACTATCCTGGATCATGGCACCCTTTATCTTCAACCCATCGGGCTTGGACTGGCTGAAGGCTGTGtatgattttgatgattttatgAACTGGATATGGTATACAGGTGGGGTGAATGCAAAAGCAGATCAAAGTTGGGAGAAATGGTGGTATGAGGAACAAGAGCATCTCAAGAAAACCGGTCTGTGGGGGAAGGTCCTTGAGATAATTTTAGATTGCCGCTTCTTTGTTTTCCAGTATGGCATTGTTTACCAGCTTGGCATTTCTAACAATAGCACCAACATATCGGTCTACTTGATTTCCTGGGTTTTTGTGATAGTGATTCTGGCAATTTATATAGTTATGTCCTATGCTAAAGACAGATATGCTGCAAAGGAGCACATCTATTACAGAGCTATTCAATCCCTTGTCATAGTCTTGACGATCTTGATTGTGGTTGTATTGTTGAAGTTCACTGGCTTCAAGTTTACTGATGTGCTTACCAGTCTTTTGGCGTTTATCCCCACTGGTTGGGGCTTGATATCAATAGCCCTGGTACTTAGGCCATTTCTGGAGCAAACTATTGTGTGGAATACTGTCGTTGCAATAGCTCGACTGTATGATGTGCTTTTTGCTGTCATAGTTATGGCTCCTACTGCTCTACTATCTTGGTTGCCTGGATTTGCATCAATGCAGACAAGGATCTTATTCAATGAGGCATTTAGCAGGGGTCTTCACATTTCTCGCATACTGACTGGAAAGAAATCTAATGTTGACTGGTGA
- the LOC116267798 gene encoding secoisolariciresinol dehydrogenase-like isoform X1 codes for MAQRLRGKVALITGAASGIGESTAKLFHRHGAKVMILDIQDELAEKVAREISSSGDDASYVHCDVTNEDDVRSAVDRAVAKYGKIDVMFGNAGILEKSTRIADFPISDFQKVINVNLTGCFLAAKHAARVMIPQRKGSIIFTASVASVMGGAANYAYTASKHAVVGLTRNLAAELGQFGIRANCISPSLVPTPLSSGLLGLSDADLEEVGHQNSPLKGVTLKAEDIAEAALHLASDESKFTSGLNLVVDGGFTVTDREINVFKGLY; via the exons ATGGCTCAAAG GTTGAGAGGGAAAGTAGCTCTGATAACGGGCGCCGCAAGTGGGATAGGCGAGAGCACTGCCAAATTGTTCCATCGCCATGGTGCCAAGGTCATGATCCTGGACATCCAGGACGAATTGGCCGAAAAGGTTGCCCGGGAAATTTCCTCCTCCGGCGACGACGCCTCCTACGTCCACTGCGACGTGACCAACGAGGACGATGTCCGTTCCGCCGTCGACAGAGCCGTGGCCAAGTACGGCAAGATCGATGTGATGTTCGGCAACGCCGGCATTCTCGAGAAATCGACGCGGATAGCCGACTTCCCGATATCCGACTTCCAGAAGGTCATCAACGTCAACCTTACGGGATGCTTCTTGGCAGCCAAGCACGCGGCGAGGGTGATGATTCCCCAGAGGAAAGGCAGCATAATCTTCACAGCGAGCGTAGCCTCGGTCATGGGTGGCGCCGCCAATTATGCCTACACAGCTTCGAAGCACGCGGTGGTGGGGCTGACCAGGAACTTGGCGGCAGAGCTTGGGCAGTTCGGCATAAGAGCCAACTGCATCTCACCTTCCTTGGTGCCGACTCCGCTGTCCTCCGGCTTACTGGGCTTGAGCGACGCCGATCTCGAGGAGGTTGGGCATCAGAACTCCCCTTTGAAGGGGGTGACCTTGAAAGCAGAGGACATTGCAGAGGCCGCTCTCCATTTAGCTAGCGACGAGTCGAAGTTCACCAGCGGACTCAACCTTGTCGTGGACGGGGGATTTACAGTCACAGATCGAGAAATAAACGTCTTCAAAGGTTTATATTGA